A single window of Paroedura picta isolate Pp20150507F chromosome 8, Ppicta_v3.0, whole genome shotgun sequence DNA harbors:
- the LOC143842866 gene encoding cytochrome P450 2J5-like isoform X1: protein MVSGMQALWMALLGGLLIIHFLKQLWSTRSYLPGPLRLPVIGSIWRVAIDLSLDVFIKMAKQYGNIYILWMGNTPLVVLSGFEAVKEGLINHSEDFVDRAVGDFLKALSQEKGIVFSNGHTWKQQRKFGLTTMRKLGLGKKGMELQIEEEAHQLVETFVHAKGHPLDPALPLTNSVSNVICAVAFGHRFSVEDKEFLKLMEAISYMATFGGSFFHGMYMLFPRLMEHLPGPHKKVLAYAEMMRSFAKEEIKKHKEKHAVHDPQDFIDFYLLHMEKTMKDPHSTYNEENLVQCILDLFAAGTETSGTALQWALLLMANHPDIQEKVQKELDDVLGSSQSFSYQDRKRLPYTNAVIHEILRAHYVLFVGLPRKCVNDVNIFGFCIPKGAHVIPDLRSVLLDPKQWEKPQDFHPNHFLDQDGSFVKREAFLPFGAGARVCLGQQLAKIELFIFFASLLRTFTFKLPEGVKELSTKPILGGSLHPHPYKLCAVPRCTASLII from the exons aTGGTGTCGGGAATGCAGGCACTTTGGATGGCTCTGCTGGGTGGTCTCTTGATTATCCACTTTTTGAAACAGCTCTGGTCCACCCGCTCCTATCTTCCTGGGCCCCTCCGCCTTCCTGTCATCGGGAGCATATGGCGAGTGGCCATCGATCTTTCTCTGGATGTTTTCATCAAG ATGGCAAAGCAATACGGAAACATTTACATTTTGTGGATGGGAAACACACCTCTTGTTGTACTATCTGGATTTGAAGCAGTAAAAGAAGGGCTGATCAACCATTCAGAAGACTTTGTTGACCGAGCAGTGGGCGATTTCCTCAAAGCCTTATCCCAAGAAAAGG GTATTGTATTTTCTAATGGCCATACCTGGAAGCAACAGAGGAAGTTCGGACTAACCACCATGCGGAAGCTGggactggggaagaaaggcatggaGCTTCAAATAGAAGAGGAGGCCCATCAGCTGGTTGAGACTTTTGTGCATGCTAAAG GGCACCCTCTTGATCCTGCATTACCGCTTACTAATTCTGTCTCCAATGTGATCTGTGCCGTGGCTTTTGGACATCGATTTTCCGTTGAAGATAAAGAATTTCTCAAGTTGATGGAAGCCATTAGCTATATGGCAACCTTTGGTGGGAGCTTTTTTCATGGC ATGTATATGCTCTTCCCAAGGCTCATGGAACATCTCCCAGGTCCCCACAAGAAGGTGCTTGCATATGCAGAGATGATGCGATCATTTGCAAAGGAGGAGATAAAAAAGCATAAGGAGAAACATGCTGTGCATGATCCACAGGATTTCATTGATTTCTATTTACTTCATATGGAGAAA ACCATGAAGGACCCCCACTCTACATACAATGAAGAGAACCTGGTTCAGTGTATTCTTGACCTCTTTGCTGCAGGAACAGAAACCAGTGGCACTGCTCTGCAGTGGGCATTGCTTCTCATGGCAAATCATCCAGATATCCAAG AGAAAGTCCAAAAGGAGTTGGATGATGTTTTGGGTTCCTCTCAATCTTTCAGCTATCAAGATCGAAAGAGGTTGCCTTACACCAATGCTGTCATTCATGAGATCCTGCGTGCCCACTATGTCTTGTTCGTTGGGCTCCCCAGAAAATGTGTGAATGATGTGAACATATTTGGCTTTTGCATTCCCAAG GGGGCACATGTTATCCCGGATCTCCGTTCTGTTCTTCTTGATCCCAAACAATGGGAGAAACCTCAGGACTTCCACCCAAATCATTTTTTGGACCAGGATGGAAGCTTTGTGAAAAGAGAGGCTTTTCTTCCGTTTGGTGCAG GAGCCCGTGTCTGTCTGGGACAGCAGCTGGCCAAGATtgagctcttcatcttctttgccaGCCTCCTGAGGACCTTCACCTTCAAGCTTCCAGAAGGAGTGAAGGAACTCAGCACAAAGCCTATTTTGGGGGGATCTTTGCACCCTCATCCCTACAAACTCTGTGCTGTTCCTCGTTGCACAGCATCGTTAATTATTTGA
- the LOC143842866 gene encoding cytochrome P450 2J5-like isoform X4, whose amino-acid sequence MVSGMQALWMALLGGLLIIHFLKQLWSTRSYLPGPLRLPVIGSIWRVAIDLSLDVFIKMAKQYGNIYILWMGNTPLVVLSGFEAVKEGLINHSEDFVDRAVGDFLKALSQEKGIVFSNGHTWKQQRKFGLTTMRKLGLGKKGMELQIEEEAHQLVETFVHAKGHPLDPALPLTNSVSNVICAVAFGHRFSVEDKEFLKLMEAISYMATFGGSFFHGMYMLFPRLMEHLPGPHKKVLAYAEMMRSFAKEEIKKHKEKHAVHDPQDFIDFYLLHMEKTMKDPHSTYNEENLVQCILDLFAAGTETSGTALQWALLLMANHPDIQEKVQKELDDVLGSSQSFSYQDRKRLPYTNAVIHEILRAHYVLFVGLPRKCVNDVNIFGFCIPKMHSKSMLPFPFRGHMLSRISVLFFLIPNNGRNLRTSTQIIFWTRMEAL is encoded by the exons aTGGTGTCGGGAATGCAGGCACTTTGGATGGCTCTGCTGGGTGGTCTCTTGATTATCCACTTTTTGAAACAGCTCTGGTCCACCCGCTCCTATCTTCCTGGGCCCCTCCGCCTTCCTGTCATCGGGAGCATATGGCGAGTGGCCATCGATCTTTCTCTGGATGTTTTCATCAAG ATGGCAAAGCAATACGGAAACATTTACATTTTGTGGATGGGAAACACACCTCTTGTTGTACTATCTGGATTTGAAGCAGTAAAAGAAGGGCTGATCAACCATTCAGAAGACTTTGTTGACCGAGCAGTGGGCGATTTCCTCAAAGCCTTATCCCAAGAAAAGG GTATTGTATTTTCTAATGGCCATACCTGGAAGCAACAGAGGAAGTTCGGACTAACCACCATGCGGAAGCTGggactggggaagaaaggcatggaGCTTCAAATAGAAGAGGAGGCCCATCAGCTGGTTGAGACTTTTGTGCATGCTAAAG GGCACCCTCTTGATCCTGCATTACCGCTTACTAATTCTGTCTCCAATGTGATCTGTGCCGTGGCTTTTGGACATCGATTTTCCGTTGAAGATAAAGAATTTCTCAAGTTGATGGAAGCCATTAGCTATATGGCAACCTTTGGTGGGAGCTTTTTTCATGGC ATGTATATGCTCTTCCCAAGGCTCATGGAACATCTCCCAGGTCCCCACAAGAAGGTGCTTGCATATGCAGAGATGATGCGATCATTTGCAAAGGAGGAGATAAAAAAGCATAAGGAGAAACATGCTGTGCATGATCCACAGGATTTCATTGATTTCTATTTACTTCATATGGAGAAA ACCATGAAGGACCCCCACTCTACATACAATGAAGAGAACCTGGTTCAGTGTATTCTTGACCTCTTTGCTGCAGGAACAGAAACCAGTGGCACTGCTCTGCAGTGGGCATTGCTTCTCATGGCAAATCATCCAGATATCCAAG AGAAAGTCCAAAAGGAGTTGGATGATGTTTTGGGTTCCTCTCAATCTTTCAGCTATCAAGATCGAAAGAGGTTGCCTTACACCAATGCTGTCATTCATGAGATCCTGCGTGCCCACTATGTCTTGTTCGTTGGGCTCCCCAGAAAATGTGTGAATGATGTGAACATATTTGGCTTTTGCATTCCCAAG ATGCATTCCAAGTCAATGCTCCCTTTTCCTTTCAGGGGGCACATGTTATCCCGGATCTCCGTTCTGTTCTTCTTGATCCCAAACAATGGGAGAAACCTCAGGACTTCCACCCAAATCATTTTTTGGACCAGGATGGAAGCTTTGTGA
- the LOC143842866 gene encoding cytochrome P450 2J5-like isoform X2, with the protein MVPPVFMMAKQYGNIYILWMGNTPLVVLSGFEAVKEGLINHSEDFVDRAVGDFLKALSQEKGIVFSNGHTWKQQRKFGLTTMRKLGLGKKGMELQIEEEAHQLVETFVHAKGHPLDPALPLTNSVSNVICAVAFGHRFSVEDKEFLKLMEAISYMATFGGSFFHGMYMLFPRLMEHLPGPHKKVLAYAEMMRSFAKEEIKKHKEKHAVHDPQDFIDFYLLHMEKTMKDPHSTYNEENLVQCILDLFAAGTETSGTALQWALLLMANHPDIQEKVQKELDDVLGSSQSFSYQDRKRLPYTNAVIHEILRAHYVLFVGLPRKCVNDVNIFGFCIPKGAHVIPDLRSVLLDPKQWEKPQDFHPNHFLDQDGSFVKREAFLPFGAGARVCLGQQLAKIELFIFFASLLRTFTFKLPEGVKELSTKPILGGSLHPHPYKLCAVPRCTASLII; encoded by the exons ATGGTCCCTCCTGTGTTTATG ATGGCAAAGCAATACGGAAACATTTACATTTTGTGGATGGGAAACACACCTCTTGTTGTACTATCTGGATTTGAAGCAGTAAAAGAAGGGCTGATCAACCATTCAGAAGACTTTGTTGACCGAGCAGTGGGCGATTTCCTCAAAGCCTTATCCCAAGAAAAGG GTATTGTATTTTCTAATGGCCATACCTGGAAGCAACAGAGGAAGTTCGGACTAACCACCATGCGGAAGCTGggactggggaagaaaggcatggaGCTTCAAATAGAAGAGGAGGCCCATCAGCTGGTTGAGACTTTTGTGCATGCTAAAG GGCACCCTCTTGATCCTGCATTACCGCTTACTAATTCTGTCTCCAATGTGATCTGTGCCGTGGCTTTTGGACATCGATTTTCCGTTGAAGATAAAGAATTTCTCAAGTTGATGGAAGCCATTAGCTATATGGCAACCTTTGGTGGGAGCTTTTTTCATGGC ATGTATATGCTCTTCCCAAGGCTCATGGAACATCTCCCAGGTCCCCACAAGAAGGTGCTTGCATATGCAGAGATGATGCGATCATTTGCAAAGGAGGAGATAAAAAAGCATAAGGAGAAACATGCTGTGCATGATCCACAGGATTTCATTGATTTCTATTTACTTCATATGGAGAAA ACCATGAAGGACCCCCACTCTACATACAATGAAGAGAACCTGGTTCAGTGTATTCTTGACCTCTTTGCTGCAGGAACAGAAACCAGTGGCACTGCTCTGCAGTGGGCATTGCTTCTCATGGCAAATCATCCAGATATCCAAG AGAAAGTCCAAAAGGAGTTGGATGATGTTTTGGGTTCCTCTCAATCTTTCAGCTATCAAGATCGAAAGAGGTTGCCTTACACCAATGCTGTCATTCATGAGATCCTGCGTGCCCACTATGTCTTGTTCGTTGGGCTCCCCAGAAAATGTGTGAATGATGTGAACATATTTGGCTTTTGCATTCCCAAG GGGGCACATGTTATCCCGGATCTCCGTTCTGTTCTTCTTGATCCCAAACAATGGGAGAAACCTCAGGACTTCCACCCAAATCATTTTTTGGACCAGGATGGAAGCTTTGTGAAAAGAGAGGCTTTTCTTCCGTTTGGTGCAG GAGCCCGTGTCTGTCTGGGACAGCAGCTGGCCAAGATtgagctcttcatcttctttgccaGCCTCCTGAGGACCTTCACCTTCAAGCTTCCAGAAGGAGTGAAGGAACTCAGCACAAAGCCTATTTTGGGGGGATCTTTGCACCCTCATCCCTACAAACTCTGTGCTGTTCCTCGTTGCACAGCATCGTTAATTATTTGA
- the LOC143842866 gene encoding cytochrome P450 2J5-like isoform X3, producing the protein MAKQYGNIYILWMGNTPLVVLSGFEAVKEGLINHSEDFVDRAVGDFLKALSQEKGIVFSNGHTWKQQRKFGLTTMRKLGLGKKGMELQIEEEAHQLVETFVHAKGHPLDPALPLTNSVSNVICAVAFGHRFSVEDKEFLKLMEAISYMATFGGSFFHGMYMLFPRLMEHLPGPHKKVLAYAEMMRSFAKEEIKKHKEKHAVHDPQDFIDFYLLHMEKTMKDPHSTYNEENLVQCILDLFAAGTETSGTALQWALLLMANHPDIQEKVQKELDDVLGSSQSFSYQDRKRLPYTNAVIHEILRAHYVLFVGLPRKCVNDVNIFGFCIPKGAHVIPDLRSVLLDPKQWEKPQDFHPNHFLDQDGSFVKREAFLPFGAGARVCLGQQLAKIELFIFFASLLRTFTFKLPEGVKELSTKPILGGSLHPHPYKLCAVPRCTASLII; encoded by the exons ATGGCAAAGCAATACGGAAACATTTACATTTTGTGGATGGGAAACACACCTCTTGTTGTACTATCTGGATTTGAAGCAGTAAAAGAAGGGCTGATCAACCATTCAGAAGACTTTGTTGACCGAGCAGTGGGCGATTTCCTCAAAGCCTTATCCCAAGAAAAGG GTATTGTATTTTCTAATGGCCATACCTGGAAGCAACAGAGGAAGTTCGGACTAACCACCATGCGGAAGCTGggactggggaagaaaggcatggaGCTTCAAATAGAAGAGGAGGCCCATCAGCTGGTTGAGACTTTTGTGCATGCTAAAG GGCACCCTCTTGATCCTGCATTACCGCTTACTAATTCTGTCTCCAATGTGATCTGTGCCGTGGCTTTTGGACATCGATTTTCCGTTGAAGATAAAGAATTTCTCAAGTTGATGGAAGCCATTAGCTATATGGCAACCTTTGGTGGGAGCTTTTTTCATGGC ATGTATATGCTCTTCCCAAGGCTCATGGAACATCTCCCAGGTCCCCACAAGAAGGTGCTTGCATATGCAGAGATGATGCGATCATTTGCAAAGGAGGAGATAAAAAAGCATAAGGAGAAACATGCTGTGCATGATCCACAGGATTTCATTGATTTCTATTTACTTCATATGGAGAAA ACCATGAAGGACCCCCACTCTACATACAATGAAGAGAACCTGGTTCAGTGTATTCTTGACCTCTTTGCTGCAGGAACAGAAACCAGTGGCACTGCTCTGCAGTGGGCATTGCTTCTCATGGCAAATCATCCAGATATCCAAG AGAAAGTCCAAAAGGAGTTGGATGATGTTTTGGGTTCCTCTCAATCTTTCAGCTATCAAGATCGAAAGAGGTTGCCTTACACCAATGCTGTCATTCATGAGATCCTGCGTGCCCACTATGTCTTGTTCGTTGGGCTCCCCAGAAAATGTGTGAATGATGTGAACATATTTGGCTTTTGCATTCCCAAG GGGGCACATGTTATCCCGGATCTCCGTTCTGTTCTTCTTGATCCCAAACAATGGGAGAAACCTCAGGACTTCCACCCAAATCATTTTTTGGACCAGGATGGAAGCTTTGTGAAAAGAGAGGCTTTTCTTCCGTTTGGTGCAG GAGCCCGTGTCTGTCTGGGACAGCAGCTGGCCAAGATtgagctcttcatcttctttgccaGCCTCCTGAGGACCTTCACCTTCAAGCTTCCAGAAGGAGTGAAGGAACTCAGCACAAAGCCTATTTTGGGGGGATCTTTGCACCCTCATCCCTACAAACTCTGTGCTGTTCCTCGTTGCACAGCATCGTTAATTATTTGA